A genomic region of Tamandua tetradactyla isolate mTamTet1 chromosome 2, mTamTet1.pri, whole genome shotgun sequence contains the following coding sequences:
- the TMCO2 gene encoding transmembrane and coiled-coil domain-containing protein 2: MSTFPFSSSSWEDYFPLSTIWNWLQASFLGESSLPQQTNLGLLDNIAPTVQVILGTFFVILLAIGLYALWKRSVQSIQKILLFIVTLYKLYKKGSDFFQTLLVNQEGNSLPIQDSNNIFLSLGLQEKILKKLQTVENKVKDLEGMIISQKPATKRDCSSEPYCSCSDCQSPLPTSGFTSTSEM; this comes from the exons ATGTCaacatttccattttcatcttcTTCCTGGGAAGATTATTTCCCTCTGAGCACAATATGGAATTGGCTACAAGCAAGTTTTCTGGGAGAGTCTAGTTTGCCTCAGCAAACAAATTTGGGGCTACTAGATAATATTGCTCCGACTGTGCAAGTTATCCTGGggactttctttgtgattttgttGGCAATAGGATTATATGCCTTATGGAAACGAAGTGTTCAATCAATTCAG aaaatattgttGTTTATAGTCACACTCTACAAACTTTACAAGAAGGGCTCAGATTTCTTTCAGACTTTGCTGGTCAATCAAGAAGGAAATAGTCTTCCAATTCAAGATAGTAATAATATCTTCCTATCCTTGGGTCTacaagaaaaaattttgaaaaaacttCAGACGGTGGAAAACAAAGTCAAGGACCTGGAGGGGATGATCATTTCCCAAAAACCGGCCACGAAGAGGGATTGTTCCTCTGAACCCTACTGCAGCTGCTCCGATTGCCAGAGCCCCTTACCTACATCAGGGTTTACTTCCACATCTGAAATGTGA